A region from the Acidobacteriota bacterium genome encodes:
- a CDS encoding SPFH/Band 7/PHB domain protein, translating to MGAIAVVIGVIALVVIYAALGLKIVKQFEQGLVERFGKYRETLDPGLHLIVPFIDRIRRVDMREIVVDVPPQEVITKDNVVVTVDAVVYYQATDPVKLVYNVQNFVLAATKLAQTNLRNVVGDLDLDDALTSRETINAQLRAILDEATDVWGTKVVRVEIQRIDPPADVTDAMHRQMKAERDRRAVVTESEGSKRAEILKAEGVKQSRILEAEGQAEAIKQVADAERYQKETVAEGEGRAIERVFGAIHTGDPTPDLIAIRYLEALQGIADGQATKIFLPVEMSGILSTIGAIGEVFNASGDGASTPSSSSS from the coding sequence ATGGGAGCCATTGCTGTAGTCATCGGCGTGATCGCACTTGTGGTGATCTACGCCGCACTCGGTCTCAAGATCGTGAAGCAGTTCGAGCAGGGTCTCGTCGAGCGGTTCGGCAAGTACCGCGAAACACTCGACCCCGGTCTGCATCTCATCGTGCCATTCATCGACCGGATCCGGCGGGTGGACATGCGTGAGATCGTCGTCGACGTTCCTCCCCAGGAGGTCATCACAAAGGACAACGTCGTGGTCACGGTCGATGCCGTCGTCTACTACCAGGCGACGGACCCCGTGAAGCTGGTGTACAACGTGCAGAACTTCGTCCTGGCAGCAACCAAGTTGGCGCAGACCAACTTGCGTAACGTCGTCGGCGACCTCGACCTGGACGATGCGCTCACCTCACGTGAGACGATCAACGCCCAGCTCCGTGCCATCTTGGACGAGGCGACCGATGTCTGGGGCACGAAGGTCGTGCGTGTTGAGATCCAGCGCATCGATCCGCCCGCGGACGTCACCGACGCCATGCACCGCCAGATGAAGGCGGAGCGCGATCGCCGTGCGGTCGTCACGGAGTCCGAGGGTTCGAAGCGTGCCGAGATCCTCAAGGCGGAGGGCGTGAAGCAGTCCCGAATCCTCGAGGCCGAAGGTCAGGCCGAAGCGATCAAGCAGGTCGCAGACGCTGAGCGCTACCAGAAGGAGACGGTTGCCGAGGGTGAGGGTCGCGCCATCGAGCGTGTGTTCGGCGCCATCCATACCGGCGACCCCACGCCGGACCTGATTGCGATCCGCTACCTCGAGGCCCTCCAGGGCATCGCGGACGGACAGGCTACCAAGATCTTCCTGCCCGTCGAGATGAGCGGGATCTTGAGCACCATCGGT